The genomic stretch AGGAGGACGAAAGGGCGGCTGGTTCCTGTATCGGCAGGTCAGCGATGAAACGTAGACGTCGGGCGGCGGGCTGCCAGCGTCTACAGGTCTCCCTCCGCCGCAGGAGTGCTACGGCGGCCGTAGAGCACACGTTCGGTGAAGAATCCCCCGGCGTTAGCCACTTGACTGAGCAATAGCAGCCCGGCCACCTTCGCTGCCACCGGCACGGGATATCCCTCCCCGAAGGGTTTCGCAAGCAGCCGCGCATAGAAGCGAAGCGGCTCCACACGGACCGGTTCCCGCTCACGTTCCGCCCTGGCCAGTCGGTAGCGCCACGCACCCTGGCCGTAGGTCCAATGCTGCTTGCAGAAGCCGCGCAGGGTCATGGCGTGTTCGTGGTACACCACTGCTTCGGGTACGTAGCTTAGCTTCCACCCCCGCTGCAGCCAACGGTCGCACAGCTCGCGATCTTCGGCCGCGGCCCTCAGGAACCTCGTGTCGAATCCGCCGATTTCGGTGAACTTGTCGCGAGGGACAGCGAGGTTGTTGGTCGTCAGGAAGCGGGCGTCTTCCCGATGCGGATTGTAGTACGAGTAGAGGAAGGAAATCAGCAATTGGCTGGCGGTGGAGTAGCGGTCCGAGGGAAGACCATTGATGGTGCGTCCACCCACAGCGCGTTCCGGGAATTGCGTCAGACTCAGAGCCAGCAAACGGAGCCAATCGCTGGACGGTCGGCAATCATCGTCGGTGAAGGCGACAAAGCGGCTCTGCGCAGCGGCCGCGCCGCGATTGCGGGCGGCTGCCGGGCCGGCGCCTTGCTGGACGAACAGCCGGAGTGGCAGGCGGGTCAGGAACGGCCGGATGGCTGCGTCGATGGACGGCTCGCTACCATCGTCTACTACGATGATGCTCAGCAAGTCGCGCGGATAGTCCAGTTGCGCGAGGCTCGAGAGGCAGCGCGCAAGCTGAAGGGGGCGGTCGCGGCTAGGGATGACGACGGTGAATGTGGGTAACGACTGGGACATCACAAGCCTGGCTGCCCTTGCTGGTGAAGGCCCGGCAGTGGGCCAATCTGGGCCATCACAGGTCCCCTCAGGGCAACGGCGCGCACGCTGCAGGCCTCGGCGGGGCGGTCGGCGAAGGGGCAGTTGGGACAGATGTCGAGGGTCTCGGGCGTATCACGAACGATGCGTCGGACGCGGGCAGAGTCCCGGCCAAACCAGACATCGGCGAAGGATCTCTGGGGTGTGATTACGCCAAAGGGCAGCCGGGCCTGACTGTCCTGATCGCAGGGCACGAGTGTGCCGTCGCTGTACAGGGCCGGGAACCAGAAGGGCTGCTGGCAGACATAGTCATGACGGCGGATGCGCTGACCCGCCTCGTACTCGTAGGCATTCCAGTCGCTGGCCACTGGCACAAATTGCGGATACGCCGCGTCGGTCGAGTCGGTGGTTGACAGAGTACGGATGGTAAGCAGGTCAAACTCGGCATCTCTGGCGAACCGCTCGATGTCGGGGAGCTCGTGTTCGTTGTGGCGCATGACGATGTAGCGCATGTGCAGAATCGGGAAGGTGAGATTACGCTCGCGTTTGGCCGCGGCGATACGCTTCACTCCCTCGAGCGCGGGCTGGAGCCGCGCGCCTCGCCGGTAGACCTGATTGGTCTCATCGGTCAGACCATCGATGCAGACGATGAGATAGGTGGGAGGATAGTCCACCAGAGCCTGCTGCACATCCGGGCGATCCAGGCGCTGGCCGTTGGTGGACAACAGCGTGGCTACCGGTTGAGTCGAGGCGATGCGGAGGATGTCGCGTAGCTGCGGATGCAGTAGAGGCTCGCCCCAGCCCCACAGAGAAGCCGTCAACAGGTAGGGTCCAATCTCGTTCCACACGCGCTCAAAGAGGCCCAGGTCCATGTCCAGAGGCGGACGAGCCAGGGCACCGGAGCCAGTCGGACAAACCGGGCAGTGCAGGTTGCAGTAGTTGGTCAGCTCGAGCTGTATGTGCAGGGGCCAGTTGGCAGGCCTCAGGTGGCGATGGACGAGGTGCTGACCGGACAGAGTCAGGTTGATGCGCTTGTGTGTAGACATGCCGCGAACCTGCACTGGCATCAAGTCATAGGTGAAATCGTAGCTTCCCCGCAGGAGTACACGGTAGAACGTCCAGGGCGAGCGCAACAGGCTGCGTATACGCTCGTGGACTTTCAAGGGCGATGCTCCGGCCGATTTTGCCGCTGGCGATGGAATTCATAACGGGCGGCTGCGGTGGCACTGCTACCAGGGCCAAAGGCGTAGCCGAAGAATTCGCCAACGGCGCCGGCGTAAAGAATGAGGATCACGGCCGGCCAGGCGGCCGCAGGGACGCCGCGCCGCTGAGCCGGGTTGGCCCGGAGCTGACGCAGCAGGCGCACCATACGGACAGCCGGGATGAGCGGCGAGCCAACGGCGTATACCAGGCGACGCAAGGGCGACCATCGTGTCGAGCGAGCAGTGGCCAGCGAGCGACCATTGTGAAGGGCCTCGCCGAGTGCCCCTCTGAGGTGGGTGAATCCAAGGTGGGCTATGCGGGCATCACCGGCCAGCCAAAGCGTTTCCCCTCGGGCACGGAGCTGCCAGTGCAGGTTGGTCTCGGCAGCAAGCATCGCCTCCAGGTCGTCACCACAGGCCAGAAGCACCGAGCGCTTGTAGGACACGTTGTGCCAGCACAGCCCGTCGCGCGGGCCGGAGCGAGAAGGGTCCATCCAGGGACCGTAGGACACGAGGTGATCAGCCCAACCCACCACGCTGTCCGGGACGGCGTTTCGGGCGGCTGGGGCCACCGCTGCGCACGGCATGCGGTGGGCCTGGATGAGGGCCTGTGCCCAGTCCGGATCGGGAAAGGCGTGCTCTTCGACAAAGGCCACGATGTCGGCGGTGGCGGCCAGGGCTCCATACGTATTGCCGATGGCTACCGATGGGATGGCGCCGCCAGGAACGACCCTGACTGCCCAGAACCCGTCCAGCTCGGCGACTGACCGGTCGATTACGTGTTCTGCCGGGGCAACGATCAGCAACTCGATCTGATCGCGTACCGTCTGGGAGTGAAGGCACGCCGCGGTACGTTGAATGGTGGACCAGTCATCCGGCGTGACCAGCACGACCGAAATGGCCGGGGACAGTGCTGTTGCGGCGTTCGCAGGCGCTTCTGAAGGCATGGGTCGATTGTACACCAAAGCCCCGAAGGCGGGAAATGCCTCCGGGGCTCTTGCGTTATGGCCAAGGCGGGATGACTACCATCCCCAGAGCTGGCACCTCGAGATACGGATATAGTCCACGTACAGGTTGGTCCAGGCGCCCCAGAAGGGCTGAATGGTCGGGTTGCCGATATAGATACTGGACGGACGCACGGACGAGATGGTGCTGCCAACGAGCACGTCGTCCACGTACATTGTGTACAGATTGCCGTGCTCCAGGGTGATGCGCAGAGTATGCCAGGTAGTGTCACCCGGAATACCGGTCCAGACCACCTTGTTGCGGAACATCTTGATGTCAAAGCGGAAGATGCCGCCGGCGGGGTCCACGACGTGGTGAATGTTGAGCATATCCTCGATTCCGGCAGGCAGGTCGGTTGAGGCCGGCACGCGGGTACCGTCAAAGGCCCACGAGTTGAGGGCGATGGTGGTG from Chloroflexi bacterium ADurb.Bin180 encodes the following:
- the kfoC gene encoding Chondroitin synthase — protein: MSQSLPTFTVVIPSRDRPLQLARCLSSLAQLDYPRDLLSIIVVDDGSEPSIDAAIRPFLTRLPLRLFVQQGAGPAAARNRGAAAAQSRFVAFTDDDCRPSSDWLRLLALSLTQFPERAVGGRTINGLPSDRYSTASQLLISFLYSYYNPHREDARFLTTNNLAVPRDKFTEIGGFDTRFLRAAAEDRELCDRWLQRGWKLSYVPEAVVYHEHAMTLRGFCKQHWTYGQGAWRYRLARAEREREPVRVEPLRFYARLLAKPFGEGYPVPVAAKVAGLLLLSQVANAGGFFTERVLYGRRSTPAAEGDL
- a CDS encoding pyrroloquinoline quinone biosynthesis protein PqqE; protein product: MKVHERIRSLLRSPWTFYRVLLRGSYDFTYDLMPVQVRGMSTHKRINLTLSGQHLVHRHLRPANWPLHIQLELTNYCNLHCPVCPTGSGALARPPLDMDLGLFERVWNEIGPYLLTASLWGWGEPLLHPQLRDILRIASTQPVATLLSTNGQRLDRPDVQQALVDYPPTYLIVCIDGLTDETNQVYRRGARLQPALEGVKRIAAAKRERNLTFPILHMRYIVMRHNEHELPDIERFARDAEFDLLTIRTLSTTDSTDAAYPQFVPVASDWNAYEYEAGQRIRRHDYVCQQPFWFPALYSDGTLVPCDQDSQARLPFGVITPQRSFADVWFGRDSARVRRIVRDTPETLDICPNCPFADRPAEACSVRAVALRGPVMAQIGPLPGLHQQGQPGL